From the genome of Rhinatrema bivittatum chromosome 11, aRhiBiv1.1, whole genome shotgun sequence:
tgggaaGGCAATGCATTCTGGGGGtggcgctgatggcctgggaaggcagtgcattctgggggtggcgctgatggcctgggaaggcagtgcattctgggggtggcgctgatggcctgggaaggcagtgcattctgggggtggcgctgatggcctgggaaGGCAATGCATTCTGGGGGtggcgctgatggcctgggaaggcagtgcattctgggggtggcgctgatggcctgggaaggcagtgcattctgggggtggcgctgatggcctgggaaGGCAGTGCATTCTGGGGGTGGCGCTGATGGTGCAGTCTAAGAGCAGAGCATTCTGCAAGTGGAGATAAAGTAGAGGGAGAGCCACACATTCAGGGAATGGAGTGGGAAAGCAGCAACAGATCAAtacttttctctcttcctccttcagaACAGAAGAAAGGGCCTGGGGGGACAATATGTCTGGAGAGCAGCAACCCAGCACGCAGCCGGCAGCAGAGGGTCATCCTCCCCGTGCACTATCCTGGTCGGGTTCATCGCACCAGCCAAGTCACGGCATACCCAACGCAGACCAGCATGGACCCTCATGGCAACCCCGTCACAGTGCTCACCCTGGACCGTCGCGGTGAGCAAAGCCTGTATCCAGCACAGTCTCCCGGCTACCTGCACAGCTACCAGCCCTTGCATCTGGATTCTGCGCTTGGCACACACCACTGCAACTTGGAGCATCCCCCATACACACCAGGACATACTCCACGCCGCCCACGATTCAATGGTCGAAGCTTCCCCAGAGCAGCCTGCTTCTCCCAGTATGAGACAGTCTACCAGCACTGCTACTTCCAGGGCCTCAGTTACCCTCAGCAAAATAGGCAGCCTGTTGGTGTGGGGGCACCCAGGGGCCTGAGCCATGCCTTCCAGCCAGTCACTGGTATGCTCTTTCCCACCGTGGTGCACATGGCCCCCTCCCCACATCTAGAGAGCAGTAGCACCTCCAGCTTCAGTTGCTTCCATGGCCACCGTTCAGTGTGCAGTGGCTACCTAGCGGATGGCCCTGGcagcgacagcagcagcagctcctcggGTCAGTGCCATGGCTCCTCCAGTGACTCCATGCTGGACTGCACTGAGGTGAGCAACCAGGGGGTGTTTGGCAGCTGCTCCACCTTCCGTAGCTCCCTCAGCAGTGACTATGACCCTTACATCTACCGCAGCCGGAGCCCCGGCCATACTCTGGAGTCCAACCGGGGGCCCCCTTCTCTCCTGGAGCCCAGTCCACAGCCAGATGAGCTTCCTCTACATGGCATGCTAGGGGTGGGTTGCCAGCCCATGCAGGCAGCCTCCTCAGGGGACCACCTGTCCAGCTACAGCCTGGATATGAACTACAGTAGCAATTCTTCACTGGAGAATAGGGATCCTCGCGGGGGGGCTTCCGCAGACCCCGGGAACTCTGAGGGGCAGCCCTCCCCCAACACTGTGGGGCTCCTGAGGACCTTGAAAGGTCCCAAGGGAGCGGGGCCGCTGCTCGAGCCAGTGTGCACCTGCTGTTTTGAACTCCAGCAACTTTCTGCAGCGGATTGCCTGAGCATGGATGCTGGGGGGAGCAGGACCCCTGCTGAGCCAGACTCTTTGCTTCTCAGCTCGGCCTTGTGTGGGGGATGTAGGCCGGGGCTGGAGCGGCCAGCCAACCACATGCAGGGCTTCTACGGTATTAACCCCGACCATGTGCATAGGACAGAGGGGGTCCCATATGAGCCACTACCCTGCTGCTTCTATGAGGAGAAGCAGGTTGCCTGTGGTGGCGGTGCCAGCGCTTGCTATGCGGAGGACTATGCTGTAAGTGTGCAGTACACGCTCGGCGAGGACACCTTGCCGGGCCGCTTCACAGAAGTGCCGTGTGAGATGGGCCAACGGATTCCTATCATTCCCGGGGACGTTGGCTGTGAACTtgtcctgcccccagactgcaCAAGGAGCCAAGCAGAAAGCAATTCCCCGGAGGGGCCGTGTGAACCTCAACCCACGGAAAGCCGGAGAGAGGCGAAGGAGCAGTGTTTCCGAACTGTGACCTTCCTCCAGCAAAGCCTTTCCCCAGAGGAAGAGACCAGGGCCCTCTTGAGGACCGGCTGCTCCAGCACTCAGGAGTCCCTGAGTAGCAGTGCTGCAGGTAagagatgggaggagggggggggcggccaCAGCAGGAAGGGAGTCATTCACAGGGAAGGGCAAGAGTCAAAAGCAGAAAGGGACAAGGAGATCCCAGCAGGAAGGGCGTGTGCTAGAGCAGAAGCTCCTGATGAACTCCCCAGGGCTGGGATCTCACGCTGTCAGGAGAATGGCATTTCCTCAGGGGCAGCTGCAGTAGTAATTGGGGGGGCTATTCTGTATGGTGCTCGGCTCTCACCTGGGCAGCACaagtcgtgtttttttttttttaaggtgtattGAAAGGAAAAAAGACCTCTGTGAGCTTGGAAGCTTGTGTGCACTATAAGGATGAATTCAGAGTTTCAGAGAATTAGAATTACATGCTGACCAATTTAAAATGCTCCCTGTGAATGTATTATACTAAACACAATTCTTTTTCTCTGGGTAGAATCAGTGTGATAAGAGATTTTCGTCATAGTTCCAGGCATGCTGTGTACCAAGGGAATGCCCTAGAAACACCCTCTCCACCCCTACTGCAGGAGGGTATTAGAAGGCAGCCATATACCCAGAAGAGAACCCCAAAACACTGTTCTGC
Proteins encoded in this window:
- the ZNRF3 gene encoding E3 ubiquitin-protein ligase ZNRF3, whose translation is MRGLRNRRRGAPAQICGDLLALLLGVLVALCPEASLAKETAFVEVVLFESSSSGDYTTYTTGLQGRFSRAGATISAEGEIVQMHPLGLCNSNDEEDLYEYGWVGVVKLEQPELDPKPCLTVLGKAKRAVQRGATAVIFDVSENPEAIEQLNQGLEDPLKRPVVYVKGADAIKLMNIVNKQKVARARIQHRPPRQPTEYFDMGIFLAFFVVVSLVCLILLIKIKLKQRRSQSSMNRMAVQALEKMETRKFKSKNKGHQERSCGALDTLSSSSTSDCAICLEKYIDGEELRVIPCTHRFHKKCVDPWLLQHHTCPHCRHNIIEQKKGPGGTICLESSNPARSRQQRVILPVHYPGRVHRTSQVTAYPTQTSMDPHGNPVTVLTLDRRGEQSLYPAQSPGYLHSYQPLHLDSALGTHHCNLEHPPYTPGHTPRRPRFNGRSFPRAACFSQYETVYQHCYFQGLSYPQQNRQPVGVGAPRGLSHAFQPVTGMLFPTVVHMAPSPHLESSSTSSFSCFHGHRSVCSGYLADGPGSDSSSSSSGQCHGSSSDSMLDCTEVSNQGVFGSCSTFRSSLSSDYDPYIYRSRSPGHTLESNRGPPSLLEPSPQPDELPLHGMLGVGCQPMQAASSGDHLSSYSLDMNYSSNSSLENRDPRGGASADPGNSEGQPSPNTVGLLRTLKGPKGAGPLLEPVCTCCFELQQLSAADCLSMDAGGSRTPAEPDSLLLSSALCGGCRPGLERPANHMQGFYGINPDHVHRTEGVPYEPLPCCFYEEKQVACGGGASACYAEDYAVSVQYTLGEDTLPGRFTEVPCEMGQRIPIIPGDVGCELVLPPDCTRSQAESNSPEGPCEPQPTESRREAKEQCFRTVTFLQQSLSPEEETRALLRTGCSSTQESLSSSAAVPDACPLDRSSSVD